A genomic window from Candidatus Methylomirabilota bacterium includes:
- the hisD gene encoding histidinol dehydrogenase: MMRLLRADGDVGAAFLKELAVRRATVSAEAEVVVRPILTEVREKGDTAVLEYAQRFDEASLTPATIRVTPEEVARAFDDLSPEAVEALKLAAVRIEAFHRRQLPESWFLTEEGAILGQLCRPLDAVGIYVPGGKAAYPSTVLMNALPARVAGVKRRAICTPVTSNLTVHPAVLVAAALAEVGEIYKVGGAQAIGALAFGTASIPRVDKIVGPGNIYVATAKRLVAGTVGIDAIAGPSEVVVVADGAAEPAYVAADLLAQAEHDEMAMALCITTSEALARKVEAELNRQLNDLPRRSIAEASLTNNGAILVAQDLEACFALVNEIAPEHVELHCQDPWAQLERVRHAGAVFLGAFSPETLGDYLAGPNHVLPTGGTARFASPLSVEDFLHRTSLLHFSAEGLKRLGDPAVTLASLEGLDGHARAVRIRKQEGS, translated from the coding sequence ATGATGCGACTCCTCCGCGCTGATGGGGATGTAGGAGCCGCCTTCCTGAAAGAGCTCGCGGTGCGGCGGGCGACGGTGTCCGCCGAGGCGGAGGTCGTGGTTCGCCCTATCCTCACCGAGGTCCGCGAAAAAGGCGATACGGCCGTCTTAGAGTACGCGCAGCGTTTTGATGAGGCGTCTCTCACGCCGGCGACGATCCGGGTCACTCCGGAAGAGGTGGCACGAGCCTTTGATGATCTCTCCCCCGAGGCGGTCGAAGCTTTAAAGCTGGCCGCAGTGCGGATCGAGGCCTTTCACCGCCGACAGCTCCCCGAGTCCTGGTTCCTTACCGAGGAGGGGGCGATCCTCGGCCAGCTCTGTCGACCCCTGGATGCGGTTGGGATCTATGTCCCCGGCGGGAAAGCGGCCTATCCCTCTACCGTGCTCATGAATGCTCTCCCTGCGCGTGTGGCAGGGGTCAAACGGCGGGCGATCTGCACCCCGGTCACTTCCAATCTCACCGTCCATCCTGCAGTCCTCGTGGCTGCTGCCCTGGCGGAGGTTGGCGAGATTTACAAGGTGGGAGGGGCGCAAGCGATCGGGGCGTTGGCCTTCGGGACAGCCAGCATCCCCAGAGTCGATAAGATCGTGGGTCCGGGCAACATCTACGTGGCGACCGCCAAGCGCTTAGTGGCTGGCACCGTGGGGATCGATGCGATCGCCGGGCCTAGCGAGGTCGTGGTTGTGGCGGACGGAGCCGCGGAGCCTGCGTACGTCGCCGCGGACCTCCTCGCCCAGGCCGAGCATGATGAAATGGCCATGGCCCTCTGTATCACGACCAGTGAGGCGCTCGCTCGAAAGGTGGAGGCCGAACTGAACCGGCAGCTCAACGACCTTCCGCGGCGCAGCATAGCCGAAGCAAGCCTGACCAATAATGGCGCTATCCTCGTAGCACAAGACCTTGAGGCCTGCTTCGCGCTGGTCAACGAGATCGCTCCCGAACATGTGGAGCTTCACTGCCAGGATCCGTGGGCGCAGCTCGAACGCGTCCGGCATGCAGGGGCCGTGTTTCTGGGGGCATTTTCCCCCGAGACCCTCGGGGACTACCTCGCCGGCCCGAACCATGTGCTGCCGACAGGGGGAACGGCGCGGTTTGCGTCACCCCTCTCGGTGGAAGATTTCCTACACCGTACGAGCCTGCTCCATTTCAGTGCCGAGGGACTGAAGCGGCTGGGGGACCCTGCCGTGACGCTAGCATCTCTCGAAGGGCTCGATGGCCACGCCCGGGCTGTCCGGATTCGAAAGCAGGAGGGATCTTGA
- the hisB gene encoding imidazoleglycerol-phosphate dehydratase HisB, protein MARKAAIRRRTTETDVGVELELDGQGSYQIKTGLPFFDHMLAQLTKHGLFNLTLRAKGDLAVDPHHTMEDVGLALGEAFAQALGNRTGIRRYGEATVPMDDALGWVAVDLSGRPYLAYRADGLTGKIGEFDATLLKEFFRAFATALKANLHIGIPYGENTHHMAEAVFKAAGRALDAAISLDPRVKGIPSTKGKL, encoded by the coding sequence GTGGCGCGCAAGGCGGCGATCCGTCGGCGGACCACCGAGACCGATGTTGGCGTCGAGCTAGAACTCGACGGGCAGGGGAGCTACCAAATCAAGACTGGTCTTCCGTTCTTTGATCACATGCTTGCGCAACTCACGAAACACGGGCTCTTCAACCTCACACTTAGGGCCAAAGGAGACTTGGCGGTGGATCCTCACCACACCATGGAGGACGTCGGTTTGGCCCTGGGAGAAGCATTTGCCCAGGCGCTGGGCAACCGGACGGGTATTCGGCGCTACGGTGAGGCGACAGTGCCGATGGACGATGCGTTAGGCTGGGTCGCCGTCGATTTGAGCGGTCGGCCATACCTGGCATACCGGGCAGACGGGCTGACAGGAAAGATTGGGGAGTTCGACGCCACACTCCTGAAAGAGTTCTTTCGGGCCTTTGCCACAGCTCTCAAGGCAAATCTCCATATCGGAATCCCTTACGGCGAGAACACGCACCACATGGCCGAGGCGGTCTTCAAGGCGGCGGGCCGCGCCTTGGACGCGGCGATCTCTCTGGATCCACGAGTCAAAGGCATTCCCTCGACGAAGGGAAAACTGTAG
- the hisH gene encoding imidazole glycerol phosphate synthase subunit HisH, whose translation MIAIIDSGIANLRSVEKGFEKVGVAARVVKEPRLLRDAAGIVLPGVGAFADGIATLKVAGFIEPLMREIESGKAILGICLGLHFLFSESEEFGLHKGLDILRGRVRRFPESVPSPVSGDGTLRLKIPHMGWNQVHLQREVPILKGIPDGSYFYFVHSYFVEPDERGVIAGITEYGVRFTSMIWRDNLFATQFHPEKSQACGLQLLANFGSLAER comes from the coding sequence ATGATTGCCATTATCGACAGCGGGATCGCCAATCTGCGGAGCGTGGAGAAGGGATTTGAGAAAGTCGGGGTCGCCGCGCGTGTGGTCAAGGAGCCTCGTCTCCTTCGGGACGCGGCGGGGATCGTGCTCCCAGGAGTGGGGGCCTTTGCCGATGGGATTGCCACGCTCAAGGTGGCAGGCTTCATTGAGCCTCTGATGCGGGAGATCGAATCCGGCAAGGCGATCCTGGGGATCTGTCTCGGCCTCCATTTTCTCTTCTCGGAGAGTGAGGAGTTTGGCCTCCATAAGGGCCTTGATATCCTCCGGGGGCGGGTCCGTCGTTTTCCCGAGTCTGTTCCGTCACCGGTGAGCGGTGACGGGACATTGCGCTTAAAAATTCCCCATATGGGATGGAACCAGGTGCACCTGCAAAGAGAGGTGCCAATCCTGAAGGGGATTCCCGATGGCTCGTACTTCTACTTTGTTCACTCGTACTTCGTGGAACCTGACGAACGGGGAGTCATCGCCGGGATCACTGAATACGGGGTCCGTTTCACCTCGATGATCTGGCGTGACAACCTCTTTGCCACCCAGTTCCATCCCGAGAAGAGCCAGGCATGCGGCCTGCAGCTCCTTGCTAATTTTGGCAGCCTGGCCGAAAGGTAA
- the hisF gene encoding imidazole glycerol phosphate synthase subunit HisF → MLARRIIPCLDVKDGRVVKGTRFVDLRDAGDPAEVAERYDRDRADELVFLDITASAERRKILIGVVEKTAARAFTPLTVGGGIRDVDDIRVLLLAGADKVSLNTAAVQKPNLIREAAERFGSQCIVLAIDAKRRPQSKVQRPKSEDGPGEIGRRTSDVGPRTADFGLSWEVYIHGGRTPTGLDAVAWADQGVSLGSGEILLTSMDCDGTREGYDLDLTAAVAEQVDVPVIASGGAGTVEHLYEALAIGKADAVLAASIFHFGEISVPEAKTYLSQRGIPVRL, encoded by the coding sequence ATGCTAGCAAGGCGGATCATTCCCTGCCTCGACGTCAAGGACGGCCGGGTAGTGAAGGGGACCCGCTTCGTCGACCTTCGAGACGCGGGGGATCCAGCAGAGGTGGCGGAGCGGTACGATCGGGACAGGGCCGACGAGCTGGTCTTCCTCGACATTACCGCATCGGCCGAGCGCCGGAAGATCCTGATCGGGGTAGTCGAGAAGACGGCTGCGAGGGCTTTTACACCTCTGACGGTAGGAGGAGGCATCCGGGATGTGGACGACATTCGGGTTCTGCTGCTGGCCGGGGCGGATAAGGTCTCCCTCAACACCGCGGCGGTGCAAAAGCCCAACCTGATTCGGGAGGCGGCAGAGCGGTTCGGCAGCCAATGCATCGTTCTCGCCATCGACGCCAAACGACGTCCGCAGTCCAAAGTCCAAAGGCCGAAGTCGGAAGACGGTCCGGGAGAGATCGGACGTCGGACCTCGGACGTTGGACCACGGACCGCGGACTTTGGACTTTCGTGGGAAGTATATATTCATGGAGGCCGCACGCCGACTGGTTTGGATGCGGTAGCATGGGCGGATCAGGGGGTCTCGTTGGGGTCGGGGGAGATCCTCCTGACAAGTATGGATTGTGACGGCACGCGAGAGGGGTACGATTTGGATCTGACTGCCGCGGTCGCCGAGCAGGTAGACGTACCGGTCATTGCCTCCGGAGGTGCCGGGACGGTGGAGCATCTGTACGAAGCCCTCGCCATCGGCAAGGCCGATGCGGTCCTTGCCGCGTCTATTTTCCACTTCGGAGAGATCTCCGTGCCCGAAGCCAAGACCTACCTGAGCCAGCGCGGCATCCCCGTTCGGCTCTAG
- the hisG gene encoding ATP phosphoribosyltransferase, with protein sequence MQRGQIAIALPKGRLFPEAIKLFEAAGIHGLEGLTESRRLLCEDSTGAYRFLILRPADIPTYVEYGATDMGVVGKDILLEQERDVYEPLDLKFGACRLVVAQPKNLQSRGRPVGVSAVRVATKYPQIAERYFTEQGVQVEIIRLSGSVELAPSLGLCERIVDLVDTGRTLRENELEEVEEIATATARLIVNRAALKTKYQQVRGLIDRLMTVVREGGHDATPPR encoded by the coding sequence ATGCAGCGAGGACAGATCGCTATAGCCCTTCCCAAGGGACGGCTTTTTCCTGAGGCCATCAAGCTCTTTGAGGCGGCGGGGATCCACGGGCTGGAGGGGCTCACAGAATCCCGGCGTCTCCTGTGTGAGGATTCCACCGGGGCGTATCGCTTCCTGATCCTCCGTCCGGCCGATATTCCCACCTATGTGGAGTACGGTGCCACCGATATGGGGGTGGTGGGAAAAGATATCCTCCTGGAGCAAGAGCGGGATGTCTACGAACCGCTGGACCTCAAGTTTGGGGCCTGTCGTTTGGTCGTCGCCCAGCCGAAGAACCTCCAGAGTCGGGGAAGACCCGTCGGAGTCTCCGCCGTCCGGGTGGCCACCAAATATCCCCAGATAGCCGAACGGTACTTCACCGAGCAGGGCGTGCAGGTAGAGATCATTCGCCTCTCGGGGTCCGTCGAGCTGGCACCGTCGCTGGGACTCTGCGAGCGAATTGTGGATTTGGTCGACACCGGACGAACCTTGCGGGAGAACGAATTAGAGGAAGTGGAAGAGATCGCGACCGCTACGGCGCGGCTCATCGTCAATCGGGCGGCCTTGAAGACCAAGTACCAGCAGGTTCGTGGGCTGATTGACCGACTGATGACCGTCGTGCGGGAGGGAGGGCATGATGCGACTCCTCCGCGCTGA
- the hisIE gene encoding bifunctional phosphoribosyl-AMP cyclohydrolase/phosphoribosyl-ATP diphosphatase HisIE: MAKIPANLKFNKDGLISAIAQHARTGQVLMMAYMNRAALRMTLDTGFAHYYSRSRGQLWKKGEESGHLQRVREVRLDCDGDVLLLQVEQQVAACHLGYRSCFFRRVKRNLTSSAPIMERAFRPEEVYGVSSQVLDAVYGTILERKQKRPSASYVASLLREGEDKILKKIAEETSEVLLSVKGGRRKEIVHEVVDLWFHTMVLLGARGIALKDLWNEFQSRVGKRKTELKKKGKEGKDVDKPARIV, encoded by the coding sequence GTGGCTAAGATCCCAGCTAATCTCAAGTTTAATAAAGACGGTTTGATCTCGGCCATCGCCCAGCATGCCAGGACGGGTCAAGTATTGATGATGGCCTATATGAACCGCGCGGCTCTTCGGATGACTCTGGATACCGGCTTTGCGCACTACTACAGCCGGTCCCGGGGTCAACTCTGGAAGAAAGGAGAAGAGTCAGGACATCTGCAGCGGGTTCGAGAGGTCCGCCTCGACTGCGATGGTGACGTCCTTCTACTGCAGGTGGAGCAGCAGGTGGCCGCGTGCCATCTTGGCTATCGGTCGTGCTTCTTCCGGCGGGTCAAGAGGAATCTCACCTCCTCCGCTCCGATTATGGAGCGGGCTTTTCGGCCTGAGGAGGTCTATGGTGTCTCATCCCAAGTCCTTGATGCGGTCTATGGGACGATTTTGGAGCGCAAGCAAAAGCGGCCCAGCGCATCATATGTGGCCTCCCTGTTGCGAGAAGGGGAGGACAAGATCCTCAAGAAAATCGCCGAGGAGACCTCTGAAGTTCTTTTAAGTGTCAAAGGGGGGCGACGCAAGGAGATCGTGCATGAGGTGGTGGACCTCTGGTTTCATACGATGGTCCTCCTAGGGGCACGGGGTATTGCCTTGAAGGACTTGTGGAACGAATTTCAGAGCCGGGTGGGAAAACGGAAGACCGAATTGAAAAAAAAGGGAAAAGAGGGAAAGGACGTTGACAAACCGGCCCGGATAGTATAA
- the hisA gene encoding 1-(5-phosphoribosyl)-5-[(5-phosphoribosylamino)methylideneamino]imidazole-4-carboxamide isomerase, whose protein sequence is MGGQLIADSETGHYMLIIPAIDVRHGRAVRLTQGDPARETVYGDDPVAVAREWEAKGAPRLHVVDLDGAFAGGPKQHSVIGAIARAVKIPVQAGGGLRTAEAVEAAFAAGVAMVVVGTSAILDSDFLEQVCTAYPRRVILALDARGGRVAVKGWREFSDRSPEEVAEGVASMELGGILYTDILKDGTLEGPNLEMLEAMARQSRHPVLASGGIASLDDIRRLRTIKGVAGCIVGKALYSGAIELEAALAVAAEETLRRC, encoded by the coding sequence TTGGGCGGACAGCTGATAGCTGACAGCGAAACAGGTCACTATATGTTGATCATTCCCGCCATCGATGTAAGGCATGGGAGGGCAGTTCGTCTGACCCAAGGGGATCCGGCCCGGGAGACGGTGTATGGTGACGATCCTGTGGCGGTCGCGCGGGAGTGGGAAGCCAAAGGGGCGCCGCGTCTCCACGTGGTCGACCTGGACGGGGCGTTTGCCGGGGGACCCAAACAGCACTCGGTGATTGGAGCGATTGCGCGGGCGGTCAAGATTCCGGTCCAGGCGGGGGGTGGCCTGAGAACTGCGGAAGCGGTCGAGGCGGCCTTCGCCGCTGGCGTGGCCATGGTAGTTGTGGGGACTTCGGCGATCCTGGACTCGGACTTTCTCGAACAGGTCTGTACGGCCTATCCGAGGCGGGTCATCCTCGCTCTCGATGCCCGAGGAGGTAGGGTGGCGGTTAAAGGATGGCGCGAGTTCTCGGACCGTTCGCCTGAGGAGGTAGCGGAAGGGGTGGCCTCCATGGAGTTGGGCGGGATCCTCTATACCGACATCCTCAAGGACGGGACGTTGGAAGGACCCAATCTTGAGATGTTGGAAGCGATGGCGAGGCAGAGCCGTCACCCGGTCCTCGCCTCTGGAGGCATTGCTTCATTGGACGACATTCGGCGGCTTCGGACCATCAAGGGTGTGGCCGGCTGCATTGTTGGGAAGGCTCTGTACAGCGGTGCTATCGAGCTCGAGGCGGCGCTTGCAGTGGCGGCAGAGGAGACGCTTCGTCGATGCTAG
- a CDS encoding endonuclease MutS2, giving the protein MDDRSQTGLEFTGVLSLLQEAANTPLGKERAQHLSPVHDLERVQEALAEAAEAKALFERGEEPPFGGVTDIRLHLNRARIEGATLDPRSLWQIYETLEAARRLRTFFHREKEGAPLLWKQARGLVPPEALCAAIGGAITPEAEVADTASPGVERVRQDMRTLRAAILVKLEWYLTSPVYQATLAEPIITLRNDRYVIPVKSSAKGRIKGIVQDQSGSGLTLFLEPTPVVEMNNRLRSLLREEEEEAIKVLRALTALVGREAEIIQALLGLLGNLDLLAAKGRLAVRLRAQVPRVTRDRRLILRQARHPFLVLSLGPQGMPVPIDLEVGGVFSVLVVTGPNTGGKTVALKTAGLLTLMTLSGLPIPASPDSQIPCYRSVFADIGDEQSIEQSLSTFSSHMSQVIKILAHAGPETLILLDELGAGTDPSEGAALGIAILDALRERGASVIASTHLEAVKAFAALTPGVENASVEFDLERLAPAYHVRLGLPGKSYGLEIAGRLGLPGAVLERARGVLTDGHQNTQAFLETLEVDRREVDRLKTRLHHEVEQATTLKKEAEKLVVRLREGIKELTHQARKESRQLLAELRQQGEGLIRALRDQGGRREEIRGFHQGLEELKARVEANDTPPVNGLEAGAEIGPGRWVRVAGLHREGQVLTSVSPQGTVEVQLTVGRVRLPVTALCPARSREGPRAEVPLFVEGTQSIGPEINLIGCTVEESSRRLEKYLDAAFLLGLRRVRVIHGKGTGVLRKGVHKFLASHTLVEGFHLAEIGEGGSGATVVALKER; this is encoded by the coding sequence ATGGATGACCGGTCACAGACAGGATTAGAGTTTACCGGCGTCCTGAGTCTTCTCCAGGAGGCGGCGAACACCCCCTTGGGCAAAGAGCGGGCACAGCATCTCAGTCCTGTGCACGACTTGGAACGGGTACAGGAAGCCCTGGCCGAGGCCGCGGAGGCAAAGGCACTCTTTGAACGGGGTGAGGAGCCACCCTTCGGTGGGGTGACTGATATTCGCCTCCATCTTAACCGGGCGAGGATCGAGGGGGCCACACTCGATCCTCGGTCCCTCTGGCAGATTTATGAAACCCTGGAGGCGGCCCGCCGACTCCGGACCTTTTTCCATCGGGAGAAGGAGGGGGCGCCCCTCCTCTGGAAGCAGGCCCGTGGCCTTGTCCCCCCCGAAGCCCTCTGCGCGGCAATTGGTGGGGCTATTACGCCAGAGGCAGAGGTGGCCGATACGGCCAGCCCAGGGGTTGAACGGGTTCGGCAGGATATGCGCACCCTTCGGGCGGCCATTCTCGTAAAGCTGGAGTGGTATCTGACGTCTCCCGTCTACCAGGCGACCCTTGCCGAACCGATCATCACACTTCGCAATGACCGATACGTAATTCCGGTGAAGTCGTCTGCCAAGGGGCGGATCAAGGGAATTGTCCAGGATCAGTCAGGGAGCGGCCTCACCCTTTTCCTAGAGCCCACCCCAGTGGTGGAGATGAACAACCGGTTGCGGAGCCTGCTGCGGGAAGAGGAAGAGGAGGCGATCAAAGTCCTCCGGGCCCTTACAGCACTAGTTGGGCGAGAAGCGGAAATCATCCAGGCACTCTTGGGGCTTCTGGGTAATCTGGACCTACTGGCCGCCAAAGGTCGTCTAGCCGTCCGTCTCAGGGCTCAGGTTCCGCGGGTCACCCGGGACCGCCGCCTCATCCTGCGTCAGGCTCGCCATCCCTTCCTCGTGCTGAGTCTCGGCCCGCAAGGGATGCCAGTCCCCATTGACCTCGAAGTTGGTGGGGTGTTTTCTGTGCTGGTGGTCACCGGACCGAACACGGGTGGAAAGACCGTCGCCCTGAAGACCGCTGGTCTTCTCACCCTAATGACATTGTCCGGTCTCCCCATCCCAGCTTCTCCGGACAGCCAGATTCCCTGCTACCGATCCGTGTTTGCCGATATTGGGGATGAGCAGAGTATTGAACAGAGCCTGAGTACCTTCTCCTCCCACATGAGCCAGGTCATCAAGATCTTGGCCCATGCAGGACCTGAAACCTTGATCCTTCTGGATGAGCTCGGGGCCGGGACCGATCCCTCGGAAGGTGCCGCCCTCGGTATTGCCATCCTGGACGCGCTCCGGGAGCGAGGCGCCTCGGTGATCGCCAGTACTCATTTGGAGGCGGTCAAGGCCTTTGCTGCCCTCACTCCCGGCGTGGAAAATGCCAGCGTCGAATTCGATCTAGAACGCCTGGCTCCTGCATACCATGTCCGGCTGGGTCTCCCCGGCAAGAGCTACGGGTTGGAGATCGCTGGCCGTCTCGGTCTGCCCGGGGCAGTTTTGGAAAGGGCCAGAGGTGTCCTCACCGATGGGCACCAAAATACCCAGGCTTTCCTTGAGACCCTCGAAGTCGACCGCCGGGAGGTCGACCGGCTCAAGACCCGGCTGCATCACGAGGTCGAGCAGGCCACAACCCTGAAGAAAGAAGCGGAGAAACTCGTGGTGCGGTTGCGCGAGGGGATCAAGGAACTTACACATCAGGCGCGGAAAGAATCGAGGCAGCTCCTTGCTGAACTCCGCCAGCAGGGAGAGGGCCTGATTCGGGCACTCCGGGATCAGGGTGGTCGGCGGGAGGAGATTCGGGGTTTTCATCAAGGGCTCGAGGAGCTGAAGGCAAGGGTGGAGGCGAACGACACACCTCCGGTCAATGGGCTTGAGGCAGGGGCCGAGATTGGTCCAGGCCGATGGGTCAGGGTTGCGGGGCTCCACCGGGAAGGGCAGGTTCTGACATCGGTCTCTCCGCAAGGGACCGTGGAGGTGCAACTCACCGTGGGCAGGGTCCGCCTACCTGTCACGGCGCTCTGCCCGGCCCGGTCCCGAGAGGGGCCGCGCGCCGAGGTGCCGCTCTTCGTGGAGGGGACCCAGTCCATTGGCCCTGAGATCAACCTAATTGGTTGCACTGTCGAAGAGTCATCACGCCGCTTGGAGAAGTATCTAGATGCCGCCTTCTTATTAGGTCTTCGGCGGGTCAGGGTGATCCATGGCAAGGGAACAGGTGTGCTCCGAAAGGGGGTCCACAAGTTTCTGGCCAGCCACACTCTGGTCGAGGGGTTTCATCTCGCCGAGATCGGTGAAGGAGGGAGCGGTGCCACGGTTGTGGCATTGAAGGAGCGGTGA
- a CDS encoding GatB/YqeY domain-containing protein: MGLQARLHQDLQAALKAGRRVELSTLRLLLSAVKNREVEKRGQLTEPEILQLIVKECTQRRDAIYHFRQGGREDLVLKEEGELQVLEQFLPKAMTAEELSAKVREAIAATGVSSVKDMGKVMAYLMPQVAGRADGKVVSQLVRQELSGGG, from the coding sequence ATGGGTCTTCAGGCCCGCCTCCACCAGGATCTTCAGGCGGCCTTAAAGGCCGGCCGAAGAGTGGAGCTTTCAACCCTCCGTCTGCTCTTGTCCGCTGTGAAGAATCGCGAGGTGGAAAAGCGCGGACAGCTGACCGAGCCCGAGATTCTGCAGCTCATCGTCAAGGAATGTACCCAGCGTCGAGACGCCATCTACCATTTCCGCCAGGGGGGGCGGGAGGACCTCGTTCTCAAAGAAGAGGGGGAGCTTCAGGTTCTCGAGCAATTCCTCCCCAAAGCGATGACAGCCGAGGAGCTATCTGCGAAAGTGAGGGAAGCCATCGCCGCTACGGGAGTCTCTTCGGTAAAAGACATGGGAAAGGTGATGGCGTACCTGATGCCTCAGGTGGCCGGGAGGGCTGATGGAAAGGTCGTAAGCCAGCTGGTGAGACAGGAACTTTCTGGAGGGGGATGA
- the rpsU gene encoding 30S ribosomal protein S21, with product MISVIVREDESFESALRRFKKQLEKAGVLSEMRRREHYEKPSVRRKKKALAVRKKLLKKMRVVQE from the coding sequence GTGATCAGCGTTATCGTCCGGGAGGACGAGAGCTTCGAGAGCGCGCTGAGGCGCTTTAAGAAACAGCTGGAAAAGGCTGGAGTCCTCTCCGAGATGAGAAGGCGAGAGCATTACGAAAAGCCAAGCGTCCGCCGGAAAAAGAAGGCTCTCGCCGTCCGGAAGAAGTTGCTAAAGAAGATGCGCGTGGTGCAGGAATAG